A portion of the Bombus terrestris chromosome 3, iyBomTerr1.2, whole genome shotgun sequence genome contains these proteins:
- the LOC100644633 gene encoding DNA ligase 1 isoform X2: MAQRSITLFFSKASTKDKTESNNTSKIVKNGDQSNSGNPKRKRDDSGDSSETASSPIGNSSRKKSVSKSPSLLKKVNGTPKIKLSPTVTTMEKEKRKSKTPLTATKKKRKVNEVKSTPKKSDAKKKLKDLSSDKDQKENELTVEKKTETSDGFESSKSSPKESKTKKNVKNIEKKATKKRSRIIAPVDSSDEEEHNLLPESPKKANLDVEENNPINEEENSNEDVLDIQKDSEEEEKKKEDNIEKPTKKIHNFFAPKEKESTNNTDKDKKKSSSHSYKPSASKYDPINDAFWKRGEKVPYIALTRTLELIEDTSARLKIIEILSNYFRSVIVLSPDDLLPSIYLCLNQLAPAYEGIELGVAETNLMKAIAQCTGRTLAQIKADVQTVGDLGIVAEGSRSNQRTMFRPAPLTVSNVYTRLKEIAQMTGSASLTKKLDKIQSLFVACRFTEARYLIRSLAGKLRIGLAEQSVLQALALACTMTPPIQSYPPEVLDVSKKMSSDAFKQKYDETALTLKTTYCECPNYDKIIPVLLKEGIEELSNKCKITPGIPMKPMLAHPTKGVQEVLTRFDGLKFTCEWKYDGERAQIHLAEDGKINIYSRNQENNTSKYPDIIGRLKNTQGEEVKSCILDCEAVAWDNENKQILPFQILSTRKRKDANEADIKVQVCVFMFDLLYLNGEPLVQQPFIKRRELLKKNFKEVIGEWKFATSLDTSTMEQVQDFLDESVKGNCEGLMVKTLEQDATYEIAKRSRNWLKLKKDYLEGVGDTLDVVVIGGYIGKGKRTGTYGGFLLACYDQENEEYQSVCKIGTGFSEEDLQKHTEFFKEHIIPQTKSYYRYDSSLEPDHWFEPVQVWEIKCADLSLSPVHKAAVGIIDPEKGISLRFPRFVRIRDDKNNEDATSAQQIADMYNSQEQIKNQTSSTKVAEEDFY, translated from the exons ATGGCACAACGTAGTATAAC GTTATTTTTTTCGAAAGCAAGTACGAAAGATAAGACTGAATCTAATAATACAAG CAAAATTGTAAAGAATGGAGACCAAAGCAATTCGGGAAACCCTAAACGAAAAAGAGACGATAGTGGAGATAGCAGTGAAACTGCCag ttCACCTATTGGAAATTCCTCAAGGAAGAAATCAGTCTCAAAATCTCCTTCACTACTGAAGAAAGTAAATG GAACACCAAAAATTAAGCTATCACCAACAGTAACAActatggaaaaagaaaaaagaaaaagcaaaactCCACTTACTGCtactaaaaagaaaagaaaagtcaATGAAGTAAAAAGTACCCCTAAGAAGAGCGAtgcaaagaagaaattgaaagatctGTCAAGTGATAAGGACCAGAAAGAAAATGAGTTAACTGTAGAGAAAAAAACAGAAACAAGTGATGGATTTGAATCTTCAAAGTCTTCGCCTAAGGAATCTAAAACTAAAaagaatgttaaaaatattgaaaagaaagcTACTAAAAAAAGGTCAAGGATAATAGCACCTGTCGATTCCAGTGACGAAGAAGAACATAatcta TTGCCAGAGAGTCCCAAAAAAGCAAATCTTGATGTAGAGGAAAATAACCCAATTaatgaagaagaaaattctAATGAGGATGTTCTAGATATTCAAAAGGacagcgaagaagaagaaaagaaaaaagaagacaataTAGAGAAGCCTACGAAGAAGATACATAATTTTTTTG CtccaaaagagaaagaaagtacAAACAATACTgataaagataagaaaaagtCTTCCAGTCACTCTTATAAACCTAGTGCCTCGAAATATGACCCAATAAATGATGCATTTTGGAAACGGGGAGAAAA gGTACCATATATTGCGTTGACACGTACCTTGGAATTGATCGAAGATACAAGCGCtcgattaaaaataatagaaattttatcaaattatttcCGATCTGTAATAGTTTTAAGCCCAGATGACTTACTTCCAAGTATATATTTATGTCTCAATCAATTAGCACCTGCTTATGAAG GGATTGAATTAGGGGTGGCAGAAACAAATTTGATGAAAGCTATAGCACAATGTACTGGTAGAACATTAGCTCAAATTAAAGCAGACGTCCAAACAGTTGGGGATTTGGGCATCGTAGCAGAAGGAAGTCGTTCCAATCAAAGAACTATGTTTCGACCTGCTCCACTGACAGTATCGAATGTATATACTAGGCTGAAAGAGATCGCACAAATGACTGGTTCTGCG TCTTTAACCAAAAAATTGGATAAAATTCAATCGCTTTTTGTAGCGTGTCGTTTTACTGAAGCCAGATATCTGATTCGGTCCCTAGCCGGCAAACTTCGAATTGGTCTAGCAGAACAATCTGTGTTACAA GCTTTGGCACTAGCATGTACTATGACACCACCAATACAAAGTTATCCACCGGAAGTTTTAGACGTGAGTAAGAAAATGTCAAGCGATGCCTTTAAACAAAAGTACGACGAAACTGCGCTTACTCTTAAAACAACATATTG TGAATGTCCAAATTATGACAAAATAATCCCTGTTTTATTAAAAGAGGGGATTGAAGAATTATCAAACAAATGTAAAATTACACCTGGCATACCTATGAAGCCAATGTTGGCACATCCTACTAAAGGTGTGCAAGAAGTATTAACGCGTTTCGATGGGTTGAAATTTACTTGTGAATGGAAGTACGATGGAGAAAGAGCGcag ATTCATTTAGCCGAGGatggtaaaattaatatttacagtaGAAATCAAGAAAATAATACCAGCAAATATCCTGATATTATAGGAAGATTAAAAAATACTCAAGGTGAAGAAGTTAAAAGTTGTATCCTTGACTGTGAAGCAGTAGCTTGGGATAACGAGAATAAACAAATCCTACCTTTCCAAATACTCAGTACAAGAAAACGCAAG GATGCGAACGAAGCAGACATTAAAGTTCAAGTATGTGTGTTCATGTTtgatttattgtatttaaatggAGAACCACTGGTACAACAACCTTTCATAAAACGTCGTGAATTAttgaaaaagaatttcaaaGAAGTAATTGGAGAATGGAAATTTGCAACTAGTTTAGATACTTCGACTATGGAACAAGTGCAAGATTTCTTAGATGAATCAGTCAAAG gcAATTGCGAGGGTCTTATGGTGAAGACCTTAGAACAGGATGCAACATATGAGATTGCTAAACGTTCTCGGAATTGgttaaaattgaagaaagatTATTTAGAAGGTGTAGGTGATACATTAGACGTGGTTGTCATTGGTGGCTATATAGGCAAAGGAAAAAGGACAGGAACCTATGGAGGATTTCTTTTAGCTTGTTATGATCAAGAGAATGAGGAATATCAAAGTGTTTGTAAA ATTGGTACTGGATTTAGTGAAGAAGACCTTCAAAAGCACACAGAATTCTTCAAAGAACATATAATACCACAAACTAAGTCCTACTATCGTTATGACTCGTCTCTCGAACCTGATCACTGGTTCGAGCCAGTTCAAGTGTGGGAAATTAAATGTGCAGATCTTTCTTTGTCACCTGTTCATAAGGCAGCCGTTGGTATTATTGATCCAGAGAAAGGAATATCTTTGCGATTTCCACGTTTTGTCCGCATTCGCGATGATAAAAACAATGAGGATGCTACATCAGCGCAACAAATTGCAGATATGTACAATAGTCAAGAGCAGATAAAAAATCAGACATCATCAACAAAAGTAGCTGAAGAAGACTTTTATTGA
- the LOC100644633 gene encoding DNA ligase 1 isoform X1 — protein MYTRITFNLRSIVFNNIYSRPVIFLSKQFQLNAFFPIVNNVLNRILANSKIVKNGDQSNSGNPKRKRDDSGDSSETASSPIGNSSRKKSVSKSPSLLKKVNGTPKIKLSPTVTTMEKEKRKSKTPLTATKKKRKVNEVKSTPKKSDAKKKLKDLSSDKDQKENELTVEKKTETSDGFESSKSSPKESKTKKNVKNIEKKATKKRSRIIAPVDSSDEEEHNLLPESPKKANLDVEENNPINEEENSNEDVLDIQKDSEEEEKKKEDNIEKPTKKIHNFFAPKEKESTNNTDKDKKKSSSHSYKPSASKYDPINDAFWKRGEKVPYIALTRTLELIEDTSARLKIIEILSNYFRSVIVLSPDDLLPSIYLCLNQLAPAYEGIELGVAETNLMKAIAQCTGRTLAQIKADVQTVGDLGIVAEGSRSNQRTMFRPAPLTVSNVYTRLKEIAQMTGSASLTKKLDKIQSLFVACRFTEARYLIRSLAGKLRIGLAEQSVLQALALACTMTPPIQSYPPEVLDVSKKMSSDAFKQKYDETALTLKTTYCECPNYDKIIPVLLKEGIEELSNKCKITPGIPMKPMLAHPTKGVQEVLTRFDGLKFTCEWKYDGERAQIHLAEDGKINIYSRNQENNTSKYPDIIGRLKNTQGEEVKSCILDCEAVAWDNENKQILPFQILSTRKRKDANEADIKVQVCVFMFDLLYLNGEPLVQQPFIKRRELLKKNFKEVIGEWKFATSLDTSTMEQVQDFLDESVKGNCEGLMVKTLEQDATYEIAKRSRNWLKLKKDYLEGVGDTLDVVVIGGYIGKGKRTGTYGGFLLACYDQENEEYQSVCKIGTGFSEEDLQKHTEFFKEHIIPQTKSYYRYDSSLEPDHWFEPVQVWEIKCADLSLSPVHKAAVGIIDPEKGISLRFPRFVRIRDDKNNEDATSAQQIADMYNSQEQIKNQTSSTKVAEEDFY, from the exons ATGTATACTCGTATTACGTTCAATTTGAGATCAAttgtattcaataatatttattcgcgACCTGTGATATTTTTAAGTAAACAATTCCAATTGAATGCTTTTTTCCCTATTGTAAATAATGTTCTTAATCGGATACTCGCTAATAGCAAAATTGTAAAGAATGGAGACCAAAGCAATTCGGGAAACCCTAAACGAAAAAGAGACGATAGTGGAGATAGCAGTGAAACTGCCag ttCACCTATTGGAAATTCCTCAAGGAAGAAATCAGTCTCAAAATCTCCTTCACTACTGAAGAAAGTAAATG GAACACCAAAAATTAAGCTATCACCAACAGTAACAActatggaaaaagaaaaaagaaaaagcaaaactCCACTTACTGCtactaaaaagaaaagaaaagtcaATGAAGTAAAAAGTACCCCTAAGAAGAGCGAtgcaaagaagaaattgaaagatctGTCAAGTGATAAGGACCAGAAAGAAAATGAGTTAACTGTAGAGAAAAAAACAGAAACAAGTGATGGATTTGAATCTTCAAAGTCTTCGCCTAAGGAATCTAAAACTAAAaagaatgttaaaaatattgaaaagaaagcTACTAAAAAAAGGTCAAGGATAATAGCACCTGTCGATTCCAGTGACGAAGAAGAACATAatcta TTGCCAGAGAGTCCCAAAAAAGCAAATCTTGATGTAGAGGAAAATAACCCAATTaatgaagaagaaaattctAATGAGGATGTTCTAGATATTCAAAAGGacagcgaagaagaagaaaagaaaaaagaagacaataTAGAGAAGCCTACGAAGAAGATACATAATTTTTTTG CtccaaaagagaaagaaagtacAAACAATACTgataaagataagaaaaagtCTTCCAGTCACTCTTATAAACCTAGTGCCTCGAAATATGACCCAATAAATGATGCATTTTGGAAACGGGGAGAAAA gGTACCATATATTGCGTTGACACGTACCTTGGAATTGATCGAAGATACAAGCGCtcgattaaaaataatagaaattttatcaaattatttcCGATCTGTAATAGTTTTAAGCCCAGATGACTTACTTCCAAGTATATATTTATGTCTCAATCAATTAGCACCTGCTTATGAAG GGATTGAATTAGGGGTGGCAGAAACAAATTTGATGAAAGCTATAGCACAATGTACTGGTAGAACATTAGCTCAAATTAAAGCAGACGTCCAAACAGTTGGGGATTTGGGCATCGTAGCAGAAGGAAGTCGTTCCAATCAAAGAACTATGTTTCGACCTGCTCCACTGACAGTATCGAATGTATATACTAGGCTGAAAGAGATCGCACAAATGACTGGTTCTGCG TCTTTAACCAAAAAATTGGATAAAATTCAATCGCTTTTTGTAGCGTGTCGTTTTACTGAAGCCAGATATCTGATTCGGTCCCTAGCCGGCAAACTTCGAATTGGTCTAGCAGAACAATCTGTGTTACAA GCTTTGGCACTAGCATGTACTATGACACCACCAATACAAAGTTATCCACCGGAAGTTTTAGACGTGAGTAAGAAAATGTCAAGCGATGCCTTTAAACAAAAGTACGACGAAACTGCGCTTACTCTTAAAACAACATATTG TGAATGTCCAAATTATGACAAAATAATCCCTGTTTTATTAAAAGAGGGGATTGAAGAATTATCAAACAAATGTAAAATTACACCTGGCATACCTATGAAGCCAATGTTGGCACATCCTACTAAAGGTGTGCAAGAAGTATTAACGCGTTTCGATGGGTTGAAATTTACTTGTGAATGGAAGTACGATGGAGAAAGAGCGcag ATTCATTTAGCCGAGGatggtaaaattaatatttacagtaGAAATCAAGAAAATAATACCAGCAAATATCCTGATATTATAGGAAGATTAAAAAATACTCAAGGTGAAGAAGTTAAAAGTTGTATCCTTGACTGTGAAGCAGTAGCTTGGGATAACGAGAATAAACAAATCCTACCTTTCCAAATACTCAGTACAAGAAAACGCAAG GATGCGAACGAAGCAGACATTAAAGTTCAAGTATGTGTGTTCATGTTtgatttattgtatttaaatggAGAACCACTGGTACAACAACCTTTCATAAAACGTCGTGAATTAttgaaaaagaatttcaaaGAAGTAATTGGAGAATGGAAATTTGCAACTAGTTTAGATACTTCGACTATGGAACAAGTGCAAGATTTCTTAGATGAATCAGTCAAAG gcAATTGCGAGGGTCTTATGGTGAAGACCTTAGAACAGGATGCAACATATGAGATTGCTAAACGTTCTCGGAATTGgttaaaattgaagaaagatTATTTAGAAGGTGTAGGTGATACATTAGACGTGGTTGTCATTGGTGGCTATATAGGCAAAGGAAAAAGGACAGGAACCTATGGAGGATTTCTTTTAGCTTGTTATGATCAAGAGAATGAGGAATATCAAAGTGTTTGTAAA ATTGGTACTGGATTTAGTGAAGAAGACCTTCAAAAGCACACAGAATTCTTCAAAGAACATATAATACCACAAACTAAGTCCTACTATCGTTATGACTCGTCTCTCGAACCTGATCACTGGTTCGAGCCAGTTCAAGTGTGGGAAATTAAATGTGCAGATCTTTCTTTGTCACCTGTTCATAAGGCAGCCGTTGGTATTATTGATCCAGAGAAAGGAATATCTTTGCGATTTCCACGTTTTGTCCGCATTCGCGATGATAAAAACAATGAGGATGCTACATCAGCGCAACAAATTGCAGATATGTACAATAGTCAAGAGCAGATAAAAAATCAGACATCATCAACAAAAGTAGCTGAAGAAGACTTTTATTGA
- the LOC100642481 gene encoding THO complex subunit 6 homolog — protein MMSDTTNQKLFYNTILSQAFSPDGNYLLAGNIYGDISVFELLKALGPHKVEENELQGPSYHFTAHPDQQVESMVSTDNFLVTGTSGEICGWDWKIVTSSKAPKSKVSWTIQLPVNKDSYEKPDVNYLVYSKSNNILYAGCGDNNIYVITLEDGRILRSLEGHTDYIHCLSLMGNQLASCGEDGTVRLWDLRKRENTNILTPHLVDKVARPRFGKWIGAIDFTEDWLLCGGGPSLSLWHMRTMEAATVFELPDEGIHVANIYEERVIAAGTAPHVYHLTYQGEMLAKVPTSSNTVYSIVYQENPQKVFSIAGSSNNIDVCTNFNYRELMLKFA, from the exons ATGATGTCGGATACAACtaatcaaaaattattttataacactATATTGTCACAAGCTTTCTCCCCGgatggaaattatttattagctGGAAATATTTACGGAGATATTTCAGTTTTCGA GTTATTGAAAGCTCTAGGACCGCATAAAGTCGAAGAAAATGAATTACAAGGCCCCAGTTATCATTTCACTGCACATCCCGATCAACAAGTGGAAAGTATGGTTTCAACAGACAATTTCTTAGTAACAGGAACATCAGGAGAAATATGTGGATGGGATTGGAAAATAGTTACTTCGAGTAAAGCTCCAAAAAGCAAAGTATCATGGACCATACAACTTCCAGTTAATAA GGACAGTTACGAAAAACCAGATGTAAATTATTTAGTATATTCAAAATCAAATAACATTCTGTATGCTGGTTGTGgtgataataatatttatgtaattactCTAGAAGATGGTAGAATATTAAGAAGCTTAGAAGGACATACAGACTATATTCATTGCCTATCCttaat GGGTAATCAATTAGCTTCATGCGGCGAAGATGGAACAGTAAGGTTGTGGGATttacgaaaaagagaaaacaccAATATATTAACTCCACATTTAGTAGACAAAGTTGCCAGACCAAGATTTGGAAAATGGATTGGCGCCATAGACTTCACGGAAGATTGGCTG CTATGTGGTGGTGGTCCAAGTTTATCTTTATGGCATATGCGTACGATGGAAGCAGCTACTGTGTTCGAGCTTCCGGATGAAGGCATCCACGTGGCAAACATCTACGAAGAGCGTGTAATAGCTGCTGGGACGGCACCTCACGTTTACCATCTAACTTATCAAGGAGAAATGTTAGCTAAAGTGCCAACTTCCAGCAATACCGTATATAGTATTGTATATCAGGAAAATCCACAAAAAGTGTTCAGCATAGCCGGTTCCTCGAACAACATAGACGTCTGTACGAACTTTAATTACCGCGAGTTAATGTTAAAGTTTgcttaa